In Pseudosulfitobacter pseudonitzschiae, the sequence TGCGGCGTGCCTGTACCACGATGTAGCCCGCAGGGCCCAGTGCCAGCAGGTCACCAACGCCGGGCACAAGGCCCAAAATACTGTCCAGCCCGACGCGCACACCGATCAGCGGAATGCGCAGCGCGCGGTCCATATTATGGGCCACCCGATCAAGATGGTCCAGCCGTGCGGCAAGGCCGGGTTCAGGCATGTGTGGGGTTACGGGCAATGATATAGACCGCGTGGACGATGCCAGGGATATAGCCCAAAAGGGTCAGCAAGATATTCAGCCAGAAATGTTTGCCAAGACCTTCTTGAAGGAAGACGCCCAAGGGCGGCAGAAGGATGGCGATCAAGATGCGTAGCAGGTCCATGTCAGGGCTCCGATGTTCGCTTGCGTTGTCTTGGTAACGACAATCGCGGCGTCAAAGTTCCCTGAGGAGCGGCCTCAGAGGCTGGCGTAATCGGTGATCGGGGGGCGTGGACGGGTCGGTACCGGCTGACTGCCCTGCGCGGACACGGGCGGTTTTGGCTGGCTTTGTGCGTGCTGAAACATTGTCGTACCTTTTGCTTGGGGTGTCCGGCCTGACAAGGGCGACAGGCAATAAGACCGATGCGGACCAATGTGCACGTCCGCACGGATACCTCAGAGGTCGGATTATGGCGAAATCAAGGAATTTGCAGCAATTCCAGCGTGTAAAGCGTGGTCTGGCGGTAATTGTCACCGGATCGCAACGCAATTGACGGAAACCCGTCGTGGTGCGGAGCGTCGGGCCAGCCCTGTGGTTCAAGCGCGATTCCCGCGTATGGGCCAGTACGCGCGCCCGTGTTGGCGCTGTTCTGGGTGTCGCGCAGGCCCGCACCATCATAGACCTGCAAGCCCGGTTCGGTGGTGGCAATGCTTAGCTGCATGGAATTCGGGCCGGTCAAACGTGCGGCAGGGCGCAGGGCGTCGCTGCGGGCAGGGGCCAGACACAGGTTGTGATCAAGCGCTGCGGCGTCAATCAGGGGTGTGGACGTGCGTGCCACAAGGCCAAGGTCTGCCACACTGGCCTGCGCACCTGTCGGCAACTTGTCGGGCCCGACGGGCAGGTAACTGTCGGCATGAACCAGCAGATGATGGCCGCGCACGTCGCCTTGGCCTGCAAGGTTCCAATAGGGGTGGTGCGCGATATTCACCAGCGTCGTGCGGTCGGTGGTGGCACAAATGTCCAGCCGCAGCGCAGCGTGCTCCAGCGCATAGCGCGCGGTAATCACGCGCCGTCCGGGCAGGCCGCAATCGCCATGCAACAGGGTCAGGGCAAAGGTTACGCTGTCTTTGCTGTGTTCGGTCACCTTCCAGATGCGGGTATGGATGCCCTGATCGCCACTGTGCAGGCAATTGACGCCCTCGTTCGGCTGTATCTGCCAGCGGGTGCCGTCAATTGTCACCGCAGCCCCGCCAATCCGGTTGGCCACGGGCCCGACCAGCGCCCCCATATAGCCGCCTTTCGCACCATCCACCCAGCCCAGCACAAGGCTGCGGGGAACGGCACTGTGCCACAATGCGTTCAAGGCAGCCCCCTGAGGCAAAAGTCGCGCGCGCAAGGTGCCGTTTGAAATCTCGAGGTAATCTGCTGTCATGCACATATTCTGCCGCAGCGATCAGCGCTTGACCATCACCCTTTGCATGGCTTTGTGTGGCCTTGGATATAAAGGATGCCCCGAATGAACGACGCTGACCACGTATCAACCCATGACGCCGCTGCGGATGTCCGCAATGACACCATCAAGATCTATGTTGACGGCAATATCGTCCACCGCGACGAGGCCAAAGTGTCGGTCTATGACAGCGGGTTCATGCTGGGTGACGGCATCTGGGAGGGGCTGCGGCTTTATGACGGAGTTCTGAGCTTTCTTGATGCGCATCTGGACCGGCTGTACGAGGCGGCGCTTTATCTTGATCTTGATATCGGCATGGACGGCGATCAGCTGACTGCCGCGATTCACGACACGTTGCGGGCCAACGACATGCACACCGACGTACACCTGCGGGTGATGGTCACGCGCGGGCGCAAGCGCAAACCGTTCCAGCATCCGCATCTAAGCATGTGGGGCAGCACCATCGTGATCATTGCTGAACATTCGAAACCAGACGAGACGATGGTGCAGCGCGGTATCCGCCTGCACACTGTGCCCCATCACCGCGGGTTGCCGTTGACGCAAGACGCCAAGCTGAATTCACATTCAAAACTGAACTGCATCATTGCCTTGAACCACGCGATCCGTGCAGGCGCGGACGAGGCGCTGATGCTGGACCCGTTCGGGTTTGTGAACACCACCAACGCCTGCAACTTTTTCATCGTGCGCAAGGGGGCGGTTTGGACATCGACCGGCGATTATTGCATGAACGGCATCACCCGCCAGAAGGTGATCGACCTGTGCCGCGAGAATGCGATTCCGGTATACGAACGGAATTTCTCGCTGGTGGACACCTATGGCGCGGACGAGGCGTTTCTGACCGGCACATTTGGTGCGCAAACGCCGGTGTTCGAGATCGACGGGCGCGAGATCGGTGGCGGCAAGGCGGGGCCAGTGTTCCACCGCATTCGCGGGCTTTACAAGGATCTGATTGCAGAGCAGGTGGCGCTGGCCAAAGGTTGAGGGAACGGGAAATGCAATGACAGCGCCCATATTGTGCTCGGGCGCTGTCGGGCAGTTTTCGTTTCGCTCTTTGGGCTGACTGTCAGCGGCGATCAGGGCTGTTGTCGTCATCGTCCAGCAATATGCGCGCTGACGTTCCCGCCTCGTCGTCGTACTGCCCGCTGCGCACAGTCCACAGAAAGGCACACAGCCCCAAGGCACCAAGGATGATCGACACCGGTATCAGAATGAGCAGGATGTTCATCTAACCCTCCGGATGCGCATGGCGTTTGCCAGAACAGTCAGTGACGACACCGACATTGCGATTGCCGCCAACAGCGGTGTCGCCATCCCCGCCAATGCCACAGGCACCGCGATGAAGTTATAGACCGCGGCGATGGTAAAGTTCTGTTTCGACAAATGCGTAGCGGCCCTCGCCACCGAGATCAACAGCGGCAGATCGGCAAGGCTGTCGTTCAGGATCACAATATCGGCAGCATTGCGCGCCGCATCCAGCGCCGAAGAGGGGGCGACCGAGGCATGGGCCGCCGCCAGCGCCGCCGCATCATTCAACCCGTCGCCCACCATCATCACACGATCACCGCCATCGGCAAGCGCCTGAAGCTGGTCGTGTTTGTGGGTGGCGCTGATGCCTGCCTGCCGGTCCTCGATGTGCAGTGTATCGGCCAGCGGCGTCACAGCAGATAGACGATCGCCGCTGATGATACCCGGACGTAACCCCAAGGCGCGCAGCCCGTCTACGGCGGTTTGCGCACCCGAACGCAGCACCTCGGTCAGGGGCAGGGCAATTGCAGGGTCAGAGCCGATGCGCAGGCCCGGACCGTCAAAATCCGCACCCAGCCAGCTGCCGCTGCCCAGTTGCACCAGCCCGTCCACGCTCAGTCCCTGAACACCTTTGCCCGGCACTTCGACCACGCCGCTCAGCACGGCAGGCTCTCCTTCGGGCAGGGCGGCCAGAATCGCACGCGACACCGGATGGGTCGAGCTTTGGGCCAAGGCCCGTGCGACGGCCTGTTGCGCAGGGTTCAACAGATCGACCACAGCTCTGGACGCGGGAATGGTCAGCGTGCCGGTTTTGTCGAACATCACCACGTTGGTTTCCGCCAGTCGTTCCAGTGCAGTACCGGATTTGACCAAAAACCCTTTGCTGTAAAGCTGTGCGATGGCGGCTGTGGACACAGCAGGCACCGCAAGCCCCAGCGCACAGGGGCAGGTGATGATCAGCACGGCAACGGCCACATTCAGCGCTTGACGCACATCTCCCCCGATGACGGCCCAACCGATAAAGGCAAAAAGCGCCAGCAAATGCACTGCCGGCGCATAGATCGCCGCCGCGCGGTCGGCAAGTGCGGTATAACTGTTGCGGCTGTTCTCGGCCATTTCGACCATCGCGGCGACGCGGCGCAGGGTGGTGTCGGCCCCCACGGCGGTGGCTTGTACCTTGAACGGCGCGCCAAGATTGATCTCGCCGGCCTGCACCGTATTGCCGGTGATCGAACGCACGGGCGCGCTCTCTCCGGTCAGAAAGGCGCGGTCGGTGGTGGCCTCAGGGCTGATCAACCTACCATCCACGGGCACCCGCACGCCGGTGGGGATCAACACAGCATCACCCACAGCCAGTTCGCTGACCGGCACGGTTCGCGCGCCGTCGCCTGTCAGTTTTTGGGCGCTGTGTACCTCCAATGCGGCCAGATCCCGTGCCGCCGAACGCGCGGAACGGCGGCTGCGGTGATCCAGATAGCGGCCAATCAGCAGGAAGAACGTCAGCGACAGGGCGGCATCGAAATAGGCGTGCAAGCCGTGGTTCAGCACCTCGTAAAACGACATCCCCGCCGCCAGCAGGATCGCCAGCGAAATCGGCACATCCATGTTCAGACGCCGTACCCGCAGCGCGCTCCATGCGCTGGCAAAGAACGGCTGGCCGCAGAACAGCACCGCAGGCAGTGAAATGGCTGCTGAAATCATGTGAAACAGTTCGCGGGTAGAATCCGAAGCGCCCGACCAGATCGCCACAGAGAACAGCATCACGTTCATCATCGCAAAACCGGCCACCGCCAGTTTGACCAGCAAACGCTGCCCCTCGGGGTCTTTGCCGTTGTCCAGAACCGCGCTGTCCATCGGATGCGCTTCAAAGCCCGCATCGCGCAGACGAGCCACCAAAGCGGCATCGCTCAGGGTTTTGGTCTGAACGCTGACCCGTTTCAGCGACAGGTTCACCCGAGCCGCCGACACCCCCGGCATGCTGCGCAGGCTGCGTTCCACCGAACCGATACAGGC encodes:
- a CDS encoding aminotransferase class IV; its protein translation is MNDADHVSTHDAAADVRNDTIKIYVDGNIVHRDEAKVSVYDSGFMLGDGIWEGLRLYDGVLSFLDAHLDRLYEAALYLDLDIGMDGDQLTAAIHDTLRANDMHTDVHLRVMVTRGRKRKPFQHPHLSMWGSTIVIIAEHSKPDETMVQRGIRLHTVPHHRGLPLTQDAKLNSHSKLNCIIALNHAIRAGADEALMLDPFGFVNTTNACNFFIVRKGAVWTSTGDYCMNGITRQKVIDLCRENAIPVYERNFSLVDTYGADEAFLTGTFGAQTPVFEIDGREIGGGKAGPVFHRIRGLYKDLIAEQVALAKG
- a CDS encoding DUF4112 domain-containing protein, producing the protein MPEPGLAARLDHLDRVAHNMDRALRIPLIGVRVGLDSILGLVPGVGDLLALGPAGYIVVQARRIGAPPSLVARMGVNIGIDAVIGSIPLVGDLFDIGWKANSRNVKLLRAHVEAQEMAVRP
- a CDS encoding heavy metal translocating P-type ATPase translates to MTTLSACPACVAAPLAGHIAQQEIDAPDIILSLPTIHCAACIGSVERSLRSMPGVSAARVNLSLKRVSVQTKTLSDAALVARLRDAGFEAHPMDSAVLDNGKDPEGQRLLVKLAVAGFAMMNVMLFSVAIWSGASDSTRELFHMISAAISLPAVLFCGQPFFASAWSALRVRRLNMDVPISLAILLAAGMSFYEVLNHGLHAYFDAALSLTFFLLIGRYLDHRSRRSARSAARDLAALEVHSAQKLTGDGARTVPVSELAVGDAVLIPTGVRVPVDGRLISPEATTDRAFLTGESAPVRSITGNTVQAGEINLGAPFKVQATAVGADTTLRRVAAMVEMAENSRNSYTALADRAAAIYAPAVHLLALFAFIGWAVIGGDVRQALNVAVAVLIITCPCALGLAVPAVSTAAIAQLYSKGFLVKSGTALERLAETNVVMFDKTGTLTIPASRAVVDLLNPAQQAVARALAQSSTHPVSRAILAALPEGEPAVLSGVVEVPGKGVQGLSVDGLVQLGSGSWLGADFDGPGLRIGSDPAIALPLTEVLRSGAQTAVDGLRALGLRPGIISGDRLSAVTPLADTLHIEDRQAGISATHKHDQLQALADGGDRVMMVGDGLNDAAALAAAHASVAPSSALDAARNAADIVILNDSLADLPLLISVARAATHLSKQNFTIAAVYNFIAVPVALAGMATPLLAAIAMSVSSLTVLANAMRIRRVR
- a CDS encoding aldose epimerase family protein, whose protein sequence is MTADYLEISNGTLRARLLPQGAALNALWHSAVPRSLVLGWVDGAKGGYMGALVGPVANRIGGAAVTIDGTRWQIQPNEGVNCLHSGDQGIHTRIWKVTEHSKDSVTFALTLLHGDCGLPGRRVITARYALEHAALRLDICATTDRTTLVNIAHHPYWNLAGQGDVRGHHLLVHADSYLPVGPDKLPTGAQASVADLGLVARTSTPLIDAAALDHNLCLAPARSDALRPAARLTGPNSMQLSIATTEPGLQVYDGAGLRDTQNSANTGARTGPYAGIALEPQGWPDAPHHDGFPSIALRSGDNYRQTTLYTLELLQIP
- a CDS encoding YqaE/Pmp3 family membrane protein; protein product: MDLLRILIAILLPPLGVFLQEGLGKHFWLNILLTLLGYIPGIVHAVYIIARNPTHA
- the ccoS gene encoding cbb3-type cytochrome oxidase assembly protein CcoS, coding for MNILLILIPVSIILGALGLCAFLWTVRSGQYDDEAGTSARILLDDDDNSPDRR